From the genome of Elusimicrobiota bacterium:
GGATATAATCATATTCTGCCTGAACCATATTTGCTTCAACCTTTAGAAATGAGCCTTTATCTTCACGTCCTGCTTTGTATTTTTGTTGAATTAACTCGTAATTCTTCTTTCTTCTATCATAGATTTCTTTTGATAAATTAACCATTTCCTGTGTCCATAATAGATTGACATAACTTTTTTTTAAGTTATATAATACATCAGACATAGTTCTTCTATATTTTTCTGTTTCTATCTGGATATCTATATTTTTTATTTTCAGGTCGGTTAAATCTGCAAAACCTTTAAATACCGACAATCTCCCTGAAATACCATATGTGTAATTATCAGTTATTATAGTATCTATTGTCT
Proteins encoded in this window:
- a CDS encoding TolC family protein, translated to MNLKHFYNFIKKKIVFFAILILVDNVCAKEMTWQDIVNTAKLNNPTIKKAEDSLKQVQLSYKVSKSNFFPQISASVGKTRLSSEVINPIGKTIDTIITDNYTYGISGRLSVFKGFADLTDLKIKNIDIQIETEKYRRTMSDVLYNLKKSYVNLLWTQEMVNLSKEIYDRRKKNYELIQQKYKAGREDKGSFLKVEANMVQAEYDYI